Sequence from the Paenibacillus tundrae genome:
ATCGATAAGGACGAGACCAATCAATACGATATGCGACTCGTTCAGCATGAGGATGGCTGGATTTATGGTATCTATTGCTCAGAACGCAAAGACCCGGATGCCCCTGCTTTCGATACATCCAGTGCGGTCGCTCAAGCTGGACTTGTACGTACTCGTGATCTGGTAAGCTGGGAACGCCTGCCTAACATTACAACGAACTCCCCTCAGCAGCGAAATGTCGTGCTACATCCCGAGTTCGTTGGTGGTAAATACGCCTTCTATACTCGTCCACAGGACGGATTTATCTCAACAGGCAGCGGTGGCGGCATTGCCTTCGGTCTATGTGATGACATCTTAAATCCCGTTATTGATGAAGAAACCATCATTGATGAGCGTAAGTATCACACCGTCTATGAAGTCAAAAACGGACAGGGCCCTGCCCCAATCAAAACAGATCGTGGCTGGATTCATATTGCACATGGTGTGCGTAATACGGCAGCTGGCTTACGTTATGTGCTGTACACTTTTGCCACAGATCTAGCTGATCCAGCTAAAATTATCGCTAAGCCAGGCGGACATTTCATCGCACCTTATGACGACGAGCGTGTAGGCGATGTATCCAATGTCATTTTCTGCAATGGTGCTGTCGTTAATGAGAAGAACGAAGTCTTTATCTATTACGCGTCCAGTGATACCCGTTGTCATGTGGCAACAACAACGCTGGAACAACTGGTCGATTACACATTCAACACACCTGCTGATCCGTATCGTTCTCTGGACTGTGCTATCCAACGTGCTGATCTGATCGAACAGAATGAGAAGCTTCTACATGTTGTTCAAAAGTAAGCTTCAGATTACCGCACTTCTACAGGAGCAATAAACTTCATATGGATGCAACCGTGTTCATGGGAACGCAATTTATGCTAAAAATCGTAAAAATAACAGACGGAATTGCTTTATTCGAAGGAAGTAACAGGGTATACTAGTATGGATTGTTATTATGTTTAAGTGAACGAAACCTCATAATGACAGCACATTGTACTTAGACCAGCTTGAAGGAGGCGACCAAAGCTGAAGAACAATATCACCATGCGGGATATCGCCGACAGGCTCGGGGTCAGCAGTGTGACCGTCTCGAAAGCGTTGAATGATAAAGATGGTGTCAGTGACGAATTAAAAGAAAAGATTAAGGTGCTTGCCGTAGAGATGGGCTATCGGTATAATGCCACTGCCCGCTCCATGAAGGAAGGCCTAACTCATAATATCGGGGTAATTATCCCCGAACGATTTACCGGACCTACGCAATCGTTCTATGTACGCGTGTTCCAACGCATCACAAGGCACTTAGAGGATCAAGGCTACTACGGCATTCTGCACATTCTCAATGAAGAGGATGAAGAAGGATTAACGTTGCCGAAGCTGTACAGTGACAATAAGGTCGATGGCTTCATCGTGCTCGGCCAGATCAGCAAAGAGTACATTGAACTGGTGCGCTCGATGGATGTTCCCAAGATGTTCCTCGACTTCTACGATGAGCATTCTGATATCGATTCTGTTGTAACCGATAACTTCTATGCTGCTTACGAACTGACGAATGTTCTGGTACAACAAGGACATCGCAGTATTGCTTATGTGGGTAATCTATACTCCACCAGCAGTATTCAAGATCGTTTCCTCGGGTATTACAAATCACTCTTGGAGCATCGCATGCCGATGAACCCTGACCTCATCCTGAATGATCGGGACGAACGCGGGACGTTCATCGAGATCGATCTGCCTGACTCATTGCCTACAGCTTTTGTCTGCAACTGTGATCAGGTCGCTCACCTGCTTGTTCAGAAGCTGACATCGTTGGGCATTCAGGTGCCTCAGCAATGCTCTGTCGTTG
This genomic interval carries:
- a CDS encoding glycoside hydrolase family 130 protein; the encoded protein is MIHPKYNELLEKQEQLLSRSNEIDSSFYNGVYDRYLYPVITRHHVPLHWRFDLNETTNPHFMERLGINATLNPGAIYFNGKYVMVIRTEGLDRKSIFALAESDNGIDGFRFTGKPLVWEDIDKDETNQYDMRLVQHEDGWIYGIYCSERKDPDAPAFDTSSAVAQAGLVRTRDLVSWERLPNITTNSPQQRNVVLHPEFVGGKYAFYTRPQDGFISTGSGGGIAFGLCDDILNPVIDEETIIDERKYHTVYEVKNGQGPAPIKTDRGWIHIAHGVRNTAAGLRYVLYTFATDLADPAKIIAKPGGHFIAPYDDERVGDVSNVIFCNGAVVNEKNEVFIYYASSDTRCHVATTTLEQLVDYTFNTPADPYRSLDCAIQRADLIEQNEKLLHVVQK
- a CDS encoding substrate-binding domain-containing protein, with amino-acid sequence MTVSKALNDKDGVSDELKEKIKVLAVEMGYRYNATARSMKEGLTHNIGVIIPERFTGPTQSFYVRVFQRITRHLEDQGYYGILHILNEEDEEGLTLPKLYSDNKVDGFIVLGQISKEYIELVRSMDVPKMFLDFYDEHSDIDSVVTDNFYAAYELTNVLVQQGHRSIAYVGNLYSTSSIQDRFLGYYKSLLEHRMPMNPDLILNDRDERGTFIEIDLPDSLPTAFVCNCDQVAHLLVQKLTSLGIQVPQQCSVVGFDNDIYALLSEPKLTTVEVDVEQMARTAVQSMLKKVDNPNRNFGRVHVKGNIIYRDSISAAPETLEMQSPTSI